The DNA region gcatttactgaacatttgtgtaatggcaacgacatgtgttgactaCTGAgtggtgattgcagtcaggtacaaagcactgcaccatgttgctgacgttatcaTTAACCGCTTTcaaacacgcacacaatatataaaatacacgatgataaatataaaaatccatacacaatacctatataaaacactatttatttattttcaatactgaaagaactgctattactgcacattcactatataaaaagTTTGTGCGGCCGTCGTCAAATTTGGAAGTCACTCAAATGGCTCGTTCGCGGCTgtgggcttcagtcgaattcagtgaggcgcggtggtttatgggatgagtagttccttcgctcgaaatgaaaatatatacacagtcttgtacctttgactttttttggattttctcttactTTTTTCACTCTAAATGATATGTTGTATgattatgagttcagccgtagctggttatcctcagacatgctctaaaactttaGATACgtatttttccgaaagtcaatgggagaaatgaatgggaaatttacttccggcaccaaagctctctcgggctgtgggcgggactgtgatacTCTATGAAGTAACCGTCAGGCTGAATGTGCCCGAGGATCTGCTTCACAGTTATCATCTTGAACGTGCGTTTCGCAAGCACTTTGTTCAGTAATCTCAGGTCTAAGATGGGGCGCATACCTCCTTCCTTTTTGGGAACTagaaaataacggctgtagaaacCAGAATTTCTCCATTCCCTGGGCACTATCTCTACTGCTTGTTTGGCCAGGAGACAGAATGTTTCTGCTCGTAGTAGAATCCGCTTTGCGAAGCGTCTCTCGGGGAAGAGGCTTCGCTTTTTTCGTGGGTAATAGTAGAGGGAGGAAGAAAGCTTTTGCTGATGCatataatgcatgtttattgaaaCAGAACACAGCAGTTTCATTGACACAACATTTACACTTTTGACGAACTCTGGGCGGGAACACGCCCTCTTCGCCGCGGGTCCAACGAACACGTCCCGCGCTCTCTTCCCCCTGGCACGAGCATCAGGAACGCTGCTCCTTCTTGCCCGCCGGGCGCCCTTGGCTGCTAGAGGCCAGTTTCGTACCAAAACAGGGCTTCCTGGGATGCCTCTAGCGGAATGGTGGCTCTGGCTCACAACGCTCTACTGTGCACGGAACGCCGCCTAGTATATCCTGCCAGGCGCTGCGCTGAAGAGGACCTGGACCTTGCTGCAGGGGGGGGGGTTGAGACCATTTCGGCAGGAGATGAGGCATCATCTGAGACTGCTTAACGGTCTCGGCATATTTCTCCAACAGAGATTCCAATGCAACACCGAAAAAACCGGTAGGGCTCACTGGCGCTTCCAGGAACTGCCTCTTTTCGGCATTGCTCATGCCGGACAGCGTCAGGCACAGATGGCAATGCAGCAGCATTGAAGGCTGCTCATATTGCGGCCGATTCCCTGTGCGACCTTCTTCGATGCCGCGAGATCCTGGCTTCCTGAGCGACTCTGGATCCTGGCTTCCCTCGTCCAGGGACCCCAGGAACCGAGTTTGGAAGACCTGCAGGATTGCCATCGTGTGGAGGGCAGATGCTGCATGTCCAGCCGATATGTACGCCTTCTCTGCGATGTGAGCAGTAGCTTGACACGGCCTAGAAGGCAAAGAGGCGCTCTTCCAGCCGGGAGAAGACGTCTGGTGGGCCGCGATTGCATCCTCGACGGGAGGCGGTCACGCGTATCCTAATTTCTCTGCCCCTTCCACCGTCGTCAGCAGCTGGGTCCCCTGTGCATGGGCTCGGGCTGAGTAAGGGGAGCGCCATGACCGCGTGAGTTCCACGTGGACCTTGGAGAAAAAGGGCGCGGGTCTCTGCGGGGCTTCAGCCTGATGGCCCGCGCCAAGGAAGGATCCTTCCATCCATCTCTAAGATGGCAGCGCCTTGGGGGCTTTCCACTCCAATAATTCCATATCTGCCACCGCCTCCGTGAAGATCGCCATAAGCTCCGCATCCAGCGAGGCAGGGGCGGCTTCAGATGGGGCCGTGGACCACACTACCGGGTCTGAGGCATTCGTAAACATGGCGTAATCCTCGTCATATCCAAACGAGACCATTTCCCGCGCTTCTAGTGGAGGGCGGGAATTGGCTTCAGAGTATGAGAGGGGATCTTTCACGTGAGGATGGCGTGGGCGTTGGGCCGATGCCAATACCTCGACAGAATCCATCGACAGAGCTCTCTGCAGTCTCGTGGCTCGATGGCGGCGGACTGGGGAGAGGCAGGAGATACAGGGCCACCGTTACGGGTAACGGCCAGCCTAGCACGAAGGATCTTGATGGGAAGCTCCTCACAGGCACGACATACCGATCCTTCAAATGCAGCTTCTGCATGAGCTCAAACCCAGGCACAGCACACACTGCTTGTGTGCGTCCAGGAAATCAATGGGCCCACCACACATGCGGCAAAGTGACATTTTAAGAGAAAAATCGCCGGAACACGAGAGGGGATAATTTTCCACTATTTTCCGCTCTGAATGCTTGAATCCACTGCTAAACCAGActcaagtgaagaaaaaagattCTGAGGTATTTTGGCGCCCACCGTCAcctatattgatggctgtcagccaatcaggtgagggcgGGGGTGCCATTGGCTATTTGCTAGCAAAATAGTTATTCAATAGTTGCTCAAAtttcgaggaaatggatttccccatatgtaatgtcgagagaccgactcgataagggTACTCCTAATTCTGGCTGAACTGGTGCAAATCTTATTAAGAAAACAAACTAAGATTAAAGTGCTAGTAGATTGATTCTTTCAGGTTGCGGTCAAGAAATAGTGTCTAATGCTAGACACTTAGGACTTCATTTACCCTCCGTTAATAACTtcacttttctctgtcactgtttggatgaatgtttgtgtgtattagagCAGTTCAGTAAAGCCTTGGTTGATTTTACATACCAGCTTCTTTTGCTGTGTGCTTACAAGTTACTGCCTTAAACTGTAGATTCTGTTACCTTGCTCATACTGTAATCAGTTATCataattttatgatattattaccATAGGCCACGGgataatattttgtccagaattgATAAAATACCCTAATTTCAATTTATCGGTGGACGAATAGTTGATAAAGTGGTAAATATTAATTCTTAAAAATTTACATACTAATTTGGTTCTTATTCACTGCAATTCAATCCCCTTTGAGTTATATTGATCTTAATTCCCTTattaatctcacacacacacacacacacacacacacacacacacacacacacacacacacacacacacacacacatatatatatatatatatatatatatatatatataaatatatacagtatatggaaaaAACAAGGGTTCTGAATACTTTCTAAAGATCTTTGATTTTAAATCTGGATACATTTTCTCTTTACTTTCTCTTTTCTAAAGatgcttatttttaaataaactttatttgcaTCTTTTCTGCAGAGACACCACAGCACCTTAGTGTTTGCTCTTTCTTGTAAACATACTCCTTCATTTTTCACCAGCCAATCAACCTTGCCAGAAGGTCTGCGTGCCAGCCTACTTGTCTCATGCTCCAGTTTCTGGACTTCCCAATAGTGTTCTAACCTCAGACTCTGCCACAGGTGAGATCTCAAGGAGCAGTTTGCTCATATGTTCCCAATATAATGGAATTCTTTCTCATTTACTGTCACAGTAACATAACATAATTTGATTTCCATTATTAGTGCAAAGGGCCTTTTGGTGTGTTATATTTGTGCTGGGTGTCATCTTGGTTGTGACTGGTGGGTTTGTCACAATTTGTGCAACCCCAGGGACCAGTCATCGCCTTTATGAGACTGGAGGGGCTCTCTTTATAACCGGGGGTGAGAAAATAGTTGCCAAAACATCCAGTTACCAGTTATTCTATATTGATTTTTCTGAAACATTCActccttttctcttcttttccatGCAGGAATCTTAATCATGTCTGTAGTGATGCTGTTTGCTGTGTGGGTCCAGGTCTCAGACTCTTTAGAGCGGTATGGCCTCCAGCGCAGACGCTTAGTATGCAACAATCTGCAGCTCAGTGTGCACTATGGTCCGTCTTTTATGCTGGCTCCCACTGCTGCCTTCCTCTGCCTGCTTACTGGCCTTTTTCTCCTGCTTATTCCATCAGTCAGCAAAGCATCAGCCAGAGACACAGAGAATCAGCTATTCTCACTGCGAGAGGAATGTGTGTAGAGTTATGTAATATTTT from Carassius auratus strain Wakin chromosome 6, ASM336829v1, whole genome shotgun sequence includes:
- the tmem182b gene encoding transmembrane protein 182: MRLVVLQFLAGFFGALSSVFLLGSLGSDYWLIASESCGDAALFKLWRVTKDISQAQPESSNQAENSLLFYHEGLFWRCSYHRDSSGQQGSILAFSITNQPCQKVCVPAYLSHAPVSGLPNSVLTSDSATVQRAFWCVIFVLGVILVVTGGFVTICATPGTSHRLYETGGALFITGGILIMSVVMLFAVWVQVSDSLERYGLQRRRLVCNNLQLSVHYGPSFMLAPTAAFLCLLTGLFLLLIPSVSKASARDTENQLFSLREECV